A window of the Paenibacillus woosongensis genome harbors these coding sequences:
- a CDS encoding D-alanine--D-alanine ligase, translating into MGQDKLTVGLIYGGKSGEHEVSLQTALAVSQAFNYDKYELLPFYITKRGEWRVGNKLSGPFAALDELKLESGAQNTSAAINMLFEKLSAGTGSIDVAFPLLHGTYGEDGTIQGLFEMADLPYVGAGVLASAAGMDKVAMKKLFAEAGLAQCEYCYFTASEWSRGSHAIVQGIEEKLGYPCFVKPANLGSSVGISKARSREELLASVATALRFDMKVIVEEFVDAREIEVGVLGNDEPLASVPGEIVSSSEYYDYQAKYLDGKSQMLIPAELDTELAEEIRDLAVRAFKAISGNGLCRADFFVKKSDQTVWINEVNTMPGFTPYSMYPLLWRETGVSYEALLDRLIELALERYEARQNLNFENGLQ; encoded by the coding sequence ATGGGACAAGACAAACTCACCGTTGGACTTATTTACGGCGGTAAATCGGGAGAGCACGAAGTATCGCTGCAAACGGCCCTCGCGGTTTCGCAGGCGTTTAACTATGACAAATACGAGCTGCTGCCTTTCTATATTACGAAGCGCGGGGAATGGCGGGTTGGAAACAAGCTGTCCGGCCCGTTTGCCGCTTTGGATGAACTTAAGCTGGAGAGCGGAGCGCAAAATACGTCCGCGGCGATCAATATGCTGTTCGAGAAGCTTTCGGCGGGCACAGGGTCGATTGACGTCGCATTTCCGCTGCTGCATGGCACGTACGGCGAAGATGGCACGATCCAGGGCTTGTTCGAAATGGCGGATCTGCCGTATGTCGGCGCGGGCGTGCTGGCCTCGGCAGCCGGGATGGACAAAGTCGCCATGAAGAAGCTGTTCGCCGAAGCGGGGCTGGCGCAGTGCGAGTACTGCTACTTCACGGCATCCGAATGGAGCCGGGGCAGCCATGCCATCGTTCAGGGAATTGAAGAGAAGCTGGGTTATCCCTGCTTCGTAAAACCGGCCAATTTAGGCTCCAGCGTCGGCATATCCAAGGCAAGATCCCGCGAGGAATTGCTGGCGTCCGTCGCTACCGCGCTGCGCTTCGACATGAAAGTTATCGTAGAGGAATTCGTGGACGCGCGCGAGATCGAGGTCGGTGTGCTTGGCAACGACGAGCCGCTGGCATCCGTTCCGGGGGAAATCGTCTCTTCCAGTGAATACTATGACTACCAAGCCAAATATTTGGATGGCAAATCGCAAATGCTAATTCCTGCCGAGCTTGATACGGAGCTTGCGGAAGAAATTCGCGATTTGGCGGTACGGGCGTTTAAGGCGATATCAGGAAACGGACTGTGCCGGGCGGACTTCTTCGTGAAGAAGTCGGATCAAACCGTCTGGATTAATGAAGTGAACACGATGCCGGGATTCACGCCGTACAGCATGTATCCGCTGCTGTGGCGTGAAACGGGGGTTTCTTATGAGGCGCTGCTCGATCGGCTGATTGAACTCGCTTTAGAACGCTATGAGGCCAGACAGAATCTGAAT
- a CDS encoding amidase domain-containing protein, with protein sequence MSDEWRRTLSLYVNQHNQDEVDYRPKAAEAEAVVADLEYLMRRGERKRRLQEWYKERRATPLRCETRAKLLREIENRAGEIEVELQMARRTYYEKGGARHQEEVIDRQRLTLEREGGGWIITRIEQPADERHAPFKLPLDRGSGEGGALGKLPGPYLNAQVLGPRTSRSTPYRREDAVLYADRWWDGFNPEFAEFEVDCTNYISQCLFAGGAPINYTGKRESGWWYKGYIKGREAWSYSWSVANALERLLAHSNSGLRAEAVDNPEQLQMGDVIIYDWDGDGSYQHSTIVTAFDAGGMPLVNAHTTPSKHRYWDYRNSYAWSENTVYRFFRIVDHF encoded by the coding sequence GTGAGCGATGAATGGAGAAGAACGTTATCCCTATATGTGAATCAGCATAATCAGGACGAAGTAGATTATCGCCCCAAGGCTGCTGAGGCCGAGGCCGTTGTGGCTGATTTGGAATACTTAATGCGCCGCGGTGAACGCAAACGCCGGCTTCAGGAATGGTACAAGGAACGGCGGGCAACCCCGCTTCGCTGCGAAACCCGCGCCAAGCTGCTCCGTGAAATCGAGAATCGGGCCGGCGAGATCGAGGTTGAGCTCCAAATGGCCCGCAGGACATATTATGAAAAAGGGGGAGCCCGCCATCAAGAGGAGGTTATCGACCGGCAGCGGCTGACGCTGGAGCGGGAAGGCGGAGGCTGGATTATAACGCGAATCGAACAGCCTGCAGACGAGCGCCATGCTCCGTTCAAGCTGCCCCTGGATAGAGGCAGCGGAGAAGGGGGAGCCTTAGGCAAGCTGCCGGGTCCTTACCTTAATGCGCAAGTGCTCGGCCCGCGAACCTCGCGCAGCACGCCTTACCGGCGCGAGGATGCGGTTCTTTACGCCGATCGCTGGTGGGATGGGTTTAATCCCGAATTTGCCGAATTTGAAGTGGATTGTACCAATTATATATCCCAGTGTCTCTTTGCAGGAGGGGCTCCAATAAACTATACTGGAAAAAGAGAATCGGGCTGGTGGTATAAAGGGTATATCAAGGGCCGGGAGGCATGGAGCTACAGCTGGTCTGTCGCTAACGCTCTTGAGCGCCTATTGGCCCACAGTAATTCTGGGCTTCGAGCCGAAGCCGTAGATAACCCGGAGCAGCTCCAAATGGGAGACGTCATCATCTATGATTGGGACGGTGACGGAAGCTATCAGCATAGCACGATCGTGACCGCATTCGATGCCGGCGGAATGCCGCTGGTGAATGCCCATACTACTCCGAGCAAGCACCGATATTGGGATTACCGGAATTCATACGCTTGGAGCGAGAATACCGTGTATCGCTTTTTTCGGATTGTGGATCATTTTTGA